A stretch of the Conger conger chromosome 3, fConCon1.1, whole genome shotgun sequence genome encodes the following:
- the trim105 gene encoding tripartite motif containing 105, which produces MASDNRKRPSLKEDLTCSICYELFTDPVMLACMHHFCRACISTYWRGLRGFVSCPQCRREFPNRQLLTNFLVSGMVDKVRANSSEGYQKDLQNQLKDSLESYHAKREEYLNMIRQDKEKVDTIKRVGVELQARVQGEFQALRDLLQQEEGEVLEELRREQAEVLEQAEQRLEQLRTAVQEAEESVRVLQQAADAMETSVLVELPEVNMRPSLQVEKEAEFDVKAFTARYSGPLQYITWRRMFKLLKPAPAPLTFDPETAHPSLCLSRDKTSVVECQEMLPYKRNPKRFTQCVNVLAAQCFLSGRHYWEVGVGGSTKWDLGVAMEVVDRRARAKLSPENGYWTLRLREGGRYSAGTQPWTPLQVDAPPRFVGVFLDCEERVVSFYNAESMRLIYAFNHGPRGRVYPFFSTCVSERGQKPQPIKLLHFPQDPL; this is translated from the exons ATGGCGAGCGATAACAGGAAGAGACCGTCGCTCAAAGAAGACCTGACCTGTTCCATTTGCTACGAGCTCTTCACCGACCCCGTCATGCTGGCCTGCATGCATCACTTCTGCAGGGCTTGCATCTCCACATACTGGAGGGGTCTCCGGGGTTTTGTATCTTGCCCACAGTGCAGGCGGGAATTCCCCAACCGGCAGCTCCTGACCAACTTTCTTGTGTCGGGCATGGTGGACAAGGTGAGGGCAAACTCCAGCGAAGGCTACCAGAAGGATTTGCAG AATCAGCTGAAAGACTCCCTAGAGTCTTACCATGCAAAGAGGGAGGAGTACCTGAACATGATCCGCCAGGACAAGGAGAAGGTGGACACCATAAAG AGGGTGGGTGTGGAGCTGCAGGCCCGGGTGCAGGGGGAGTTCCAGGCTCTGCGGGACCtcctgcagcaggaggagggggaggtgctGGAGGAGTTGAGGCGGGAGCAGGCGGAGGTGCTGGAGCAGGCGGAGCAGAGGCTGGAGCAGCTGCGGACGGCCGTGCAGGAGGCCGAGGAGAGCGTGCGCGTGCTGCAGCAGGCTGCTGACGCCATGGAGACCAGCGTGTTGGTGGAG CTTCCGGAGGTGAATATGAG ACCATCTCTGCAGGTGGAGAAGGAAGCTGAGTTTGACGTGAAAGCTTTCACCGCTCGATACTCTGGCCCCCTGCAGTACATCACCTGGAGGAGGATGTTCAAGCTGCTTAAACCAG CTCCCGCTCCGCTGACCTTCGACCCGGAAACGGCGCATCCGAGCCTGTGCCTCTCGCGGGACAAGACCAGCGTGGTGGAGTGCCAGGAGATGCTCCCGTACAAACGCAACCCCAAACGCTTCACTCAGTGCGTCAACGTGCTGGCCGCCCAGTGCTTCCTGTCCGGCAGGCACTACtgggaggtgggtgtgggcgggAGCACCAAGTgggacctgggcgtggccatgGAGGTGGTGGATCGGCGAGCGCGGGCCAAGCTGAGCCCCGAGAACGGGTACTGGACCCTGCGTCTGCGCGAGGGCGGGCGATACTCGGCCGGGACCCAGCCCTGGACCCCTCTGCAGGTGGACGCCCCGCCCCGCTTCGTGGGCGTGTTTCTGGACTGCGAGGAGCGCGTGGTGTCCTTCTACAACGCCGAGAGCATGCGGCTCATCTACGCCTTCAACCACGGCCCCCGGGGTCGGGTCTACCCCTTCTTCAGCACCTGCGTGAGCGAGCGTGGCCAGAAGCCTCAGCCAATCAAGCTGCTCCACTTCCCCCAAGACCCTCTCTGA